CAGGTGTTGATGAGGCAAAAGAGGAACTCGAGGAAATTGTCGAGTTCTTAAGAGATCCCTCTCGCTTTACTGCTCTTGGCGCGCGCATCCCTCGTGGTGTTTTATGCGTGGGCCCTCCGGGAACCGGTAAAACACTTATTGCTAAGGCAGTCGCCGGTGAAGCGGATCGCCCCTTCTTCTCGATTTCGGGTTCTGATTTCGTAGAAATGTTTGTGGGTGTTGGAGCGAGTCGTATTCGAGATCTTTTTGATCAGGCAAAAAAACATGCGCCTTGCATTGTGTTTATCGATGAAATCGATGCGGTTGGACGTCATCGAGGTGCCGGAATCGGCGGTGGTCATGATGAGCGCGAACAAACATTGAACCAACTGCTTGTCGAAATGGATGGGATGAATACAAATGAGGGCGTTATTTTAGTCGCGGCAACAAATAGACCGGATGTTCTTGATAAGGCTCTACTCCGTCCGGGCCGTTTCGATCGCCGTATCGTTCTTGATTTGCCCGATGTGAAGGGACGTTATGAAATCCTGAAAGTCCATGCCAAAAAAATCAAACTCGATGCAAGTGTTGATCTCATGCTTCTTGCTCGAATGACACCCGGCGGTTCAGGTGCTGATTTGATGAATATTTTAAATGAGTCAGCCCTTCTCGCAGCTCGTAATGGACGAAAAGCAGTGACTCAAGATGAGGCTATTGCAGCTTGTGACAAGGTCCGTTTTGGAAAAGAACGACGCAGTTTGCAATTGGATGAGAATGAAAAGAAAACAACCGCTTTCCATGAGTCCGGACATGCAGTTGTCGGTCTCGTTGTCAAAAATTCCGATTCCGTTGAAAAGGTGACGATTATCCCTCGTGGGATGTCCCTTGGTGCAACCCACTTTCTCCCAAAACAAAATAGAGTGAGCTACTGGCGGAAAGAGCTTCTCGATCAACTCGCTGTCTTAATGGGAGGGCGCGTTGCTGAGGAGATCTTTATTGGCGATATTTGTAGTGGTGCACAAATGGATATTGCTCAGGCGACTAAACTGGCTCGAGCCATGGTGTGTGAATGGGGGATGACTGATGCCCTAGGTCTTGTTGCCTATGACGACAATACGGATCGTTCAAATCAATATCTCATGCCCGGTGCTGCCGATCGCAATTATTCACCCGAAACATCAAAACTCATTGATGCGGAAGTAAAAAAACTCATTGATGAGGCTCATACACTCGCAACTCAAATTATCAATGAACATCGAGCTCAAGTTGAGTTGATGGCACAAAAATTGATCAATTTTGAGACTTTAGATCAACAAGATCTTAAAGCCATTATGGATGGAACTTGGAGTGATGAGAAGAAACAGCTTCAACTCAAAATCAATGAGCAGGCTCATAAGAAGACACCACCACCACCGCCACCTATTGAGGATAAAAAACCTTTTTCAGGGGATCCTTCACCTCAGCAGGTATAATCTCAACTGTGTCTTTATTTTTTAGAAATGGTATAATCCTTTTTTACAAAAAAGGATTTTGCTATGTCGGAAAAATATACGGAAAAAGATGATCCTGACTGGCTTATTGTATCGGCAAAATGGGTAGAAGTAACGGCGCAACTCAATGAGCTCAAAGCCCTTCAGCAGCAGCTGAAGGATCACCTAATCACCTTGTCCGGTAATGAAAGCTCATGTGGGGGAGGTGTACGACTGCTTCGCTCTGAGAGAAAAGGGGCTGTGCGCTATAGA
The Simkaniaceae bacterium genome window above contains:
- the ftsH gene encoding ATP-dependent zinc metalloprotease FtsH, with amino-acid sequence MSNEHNMKKDNKKGIPGGIFIFLVLAILIILTIHNLSDSKSASVSFSHQVEHLVNLDLIKKDQSVKTSLNDNLVTFSGKFNQTLSEDAQARHRYLEVLDKNHELASEKIRLLGEVSVLKQKVSDAATYFLQLSGFAIPHEGYVVVSSAYNNSELTNGIVLNRVVPSEVISLKDVESLFNKAVSHPNSTQLNQLGVGLNQLIKGYLSPALGIGIESIKTSLRNTEQQVLNALSATEMDVAQQLGVYKVAIVELQNITNEINSMDDGVRLMALRSVRTYMEDVQQFDVINQDFETNEAQLTKARSKVADVVWFFNNKELTTKALERQDPEVYQQWFSQAQKEWNNFEANKTLNFKAPDQPRNVVLEKTFKSQEPSPNYISYILFTILPILSVFLLLYFVFARQMKGAGSSAMNFGKSPAKMLVKSTLQVTFKDVAGVDEAKEELEEIVEFLRDPSRFTALGARIPRGVLCVGPPGTGKTLIAKAVAGEADRPFFSISGSDFVEMFVGVGASRIRDLFDQAKKHAPCIVFIDEIDAVGRHRGAGIGGGHDEREQTLNQLLVEMDGMNTNEGVILVAATNRPDVLDKALLRPGRFDRRIVLDLPDVKGRYEILKVHAKKIKLDASVDLMLLARMTPGGSGADLMNILNESALLAARNGRKAVTQDEAIAACDKVRFGKERRSLQLDENEKKTTAFHESGHAVVGLVVKNSDSVEKVTIIPRGMSLGATHFLPKQNRVSYWRKELLDQLAVLMGGRVAEEIFIGDICSGAQMDIAQATKLARAMVCEWGMTDALGLVAYDDNTDRSNQYLMPGAADRNYSPETSKLIDAEVKKLIDEAHTLATQIINEHRAQVELMAQKLINFETLDQQDLKAIMDGTWSDEKKQLQLKINEQAHKKTPPPPPPIEDKKPFSGDPSPQQV